The following proteins are encoded in a genomic region of Streptococcus equi subsp. equi:
- a CDS encoding phage protein: MNIEEAIKYFEDKRKDYIVSPSVIHVSTVEVINILKQIKLDKPKPEIPQFVADWIEKHKADYITWEKTDKADFVFRCINDLFNFGADMHTYDFDVSYEISKWTQEHAYGFIVAVLFGYTVKKKSCILLRSLILIVA; encoded by the coding sequence ATGAACATCGAAGAAGCGATAAAGTATTTTGAAGATAAGAGAAAAGATTATATTGTATCACCAAGTGTAATACATGTATCGACTGTTGAGGTCATAAATATTTTAAAACAAATTAAGTTAGATAAACCAAAGCCAGAAATTCCGCAGTTTGTCGCTGATTGGATAGAGAAACACAAAGCAGATTATATTACGTGGGAAAAAACTGATAAAGCAGATTTTGTTTTTAGGTGTATTAATGACCTCTTTAATTTCGGTGCAGATATGCATACCTATGACTTTGATGTGTCTTATGAGATATCAAAATGGACGCAAGAACATGCCTACGGTTTTATTGTTGCTGTTTTGTTCGGCTACACAGTCAAAAAGAAAAGCTGTATATTGTTGAGATCCCTAATCCTAATAGTGGCATAG
- a CDS encoding autolysin regulatory protein has protein sequence MTFFPEIDIQKTKSNAKRKLKEYPRWRRIANDVDTQKVTATYSFEPRQPHGVPSKPVERLALNRVSAEQELDAIEQAVSMILEPERRRILYDKYLSPYKKADKVIYTELCMSESFYYDTLDIALLAFAELYREGSLIVEQGVFS, from the coding sequence ATGACGTTTTTTCCAGAGATTGATATCCAAAAAACAAAATCCAATGCTAAGCGTAAATTGAAAGAGTATCCACGCTGGCGGCGGATAGCTAACGATGTAGATACTCAAAAAGTTACAGCTACTTACTCATTTGAGCCAAGGCAACCTCATGGAGTCCCTAGCAAGCCTGTAGAGAGGTTAGCACTTAATCGTGTGTCAGCAGAGCAGGAGCTAGATGCGATTGAGCAAGCTGTCAGCATGATACTAGAGCCAGAGAGGCGCAGGATTTTGTACGACAAATACTTATCACCTTATAAAAAAGCGGATAAGGTTATTTATACAGAATTATGTATGTCAGAGAGCTTTTACTATGATACGCTCGATATCGCTTTGTTAGCTTTTGCAGAGCTATATAGAGAGGGGTCTCTGATTGTCGAGCAAGGAGTTTTTAGCTAG
- the yhdJ gene encoding adenine methyltransferase yields the protein MEFINKKLSEIKPYKNNPRNNNEAVKPVAESIKEFGFKVPIVVDQNGEIVNGHTRYKAAKKLGLETVPVIVADDLSDEQIKAFRLVDNKVGEIATWDLDLLNEELNDILDLDMSVFGFDVDLAAAFEEIDKELDNFDNTLPAEPKSKFGQIYQLGRHRLMCGDGTNQSDVKKLMGGELADLLITDPPYNVAYQGKTKDALTIQNDNMDSNAFRQFLGEAFKAADSVIKPGAVFYIWHADSEGYNFRGACLDVGWTVRQCLIWNKNAMVLGRQDYHWKHEPCLYGWKDGASHLWASDRKQTTVIDFDKPQRNGDHPTMKPVGLFDYQIKNNTKGHDIVLDLFGGSGTTLIACESNGRCARLMECDPKYVDVIIKRWEELTGESVIQLN from the coding sequence ATGGAATTTATAAACAAAAAATTAAGTGAAATAAAGCCTTACAAAAACAATCCGAGAAACAATAACGAAGCTGTTAAACCTGTCGCTGAATCCATTAAAGAGTTCGGCTTTAAAGTGCCTATTGTCGTTGACCAAAACGGCGAAATCGTAAACGGCCACACTCGCTATAAAGCAGCCAAGAAATTAGGTTTAGAAACAGTTCCTGTTATTGTGGCGGACGACCTGTCAGACGAACAAATCAAAGCTTTTAGACTTGTCGACAACAAAGTCGGTGAGATTGCAACTTGGGATTTAGATTTGTTAAACGAAGAATTAAACGACATTTTAGATCTTGATATGTCTGTTTTTGGATTTGATGTTGATTTAGCAGCTGCCTTTGAAGAAATTGACAAGGAATTAGACAATTTTGACAATACTCTACCTGCAGAGCCAAAAAGTAAATTTGGTCAAATTTATCAATTGGGCCGTCACAGGCTTATGTGCGGAGACGGCACCAATCAAAGTGATGTTAAAAAGTTGATGGGAGGTGAGTTGGCCGACTTGCTAATAACAGATCCACCGTACAATGTCGCTTACCAAGGTAAAACAAAAGATGCGTTAACAATCCAAAACGATAATATGGATAGTAATGCTTTCAGACAATTTTTAGGAGAGGCCTTTAAAGCTGCGGATTCTGTTATTAAACCGGGGGCGGTTTTTTATATTTGGCATGCAGACTCCGAGGGTTATAATTTTCGTGGTGCTTGTTTAGATGTTGGTTGGACTGTTCGTCAATGTTTGATTTGGAACAAAAATGCAATGGTCCTCGGCCGCCAAGACTATCACTGGAAGCACGAGCCATGTTTATACGGTTGGAAAGACGGAGCCAGTCATTTATGGGCCAGTGATCGCAAACAGACAACTGTCATTGATTTTGATAAACCGCAGCGAAACGGAGATCACCCAACAATGAAGCCTGTCGGGCTTTTTGATTATCAAATAAAAAACAACACCAAGGGACATGATATCGTTCTCGATCTGTTCGGAGGTTCAGGAACCACGCTGATTGCTTGCGAGTCAAACGGAAGGTGTGCTAGGTTAATGGAGTGCGATCCTAAATATGTTGATGTTATTATAAAACGCTGGGAAGAATTAACCGGAGAAAGTGTTATACAATTAAACTAA
- a CDS encoding phage protein: MANEENLIPNSKRTPSELREIAKKGGIASGKARREKANLRKAVELVLGSTVPSAMLREQLEQLDISPTNQSAIALKLVENALKGDVRSAELLAKITTTEVKDSLDRKEQRQRIKAAELATDEQRTRIELLKVKLDAEKGAKPDTSLMEALLDAVEGGD; this comes from the coding sequence ATGGCAAATGAAGAAAATTTGATACCAAACTCCAAACGAACCCCGAGCGAACTCCGAGAAATTGCAAAAAAAGGAGGCATAGCTTCCGGCAAAGCTAGGAGGGAAAAAGCGAATTTGAGAAAAGCTGTGGAGCTGGTGTTAGGATCAACTGTACCAAGTGCCATGCTTAGAGAACAATTAGAACAATTGGATATTTCCCCCACGAATCAATCAGCTATTGCACTCAAGCTTGTGGAAAATGCTTTAAAGGGTGATGTTAGATCTGCAGAGCTATTAGCTAAAATCACAACTACAGAGGTCAAAGATAGCCTGGATAGAAAAGAGCAAAGACAGCGAATTAAGGCTGCGGAGCTTGCCACAGACGAACAACGAACGCGCATCGAGCTGCTTAAAGTCAAGCTCGATGCTGAAAAAGGTGCTAAGCCTGATACAAGCCTCATGGAGGCTCTTCTCGACGCTGTGGAAGGAGGTGATTAG
- a CDS encoding phage terminase, giving the protein MTPRSGKTTAGHFRYARYLIESEDENHLVTAYNQEQAYRLFIDGDGTGLMHIFDGSCEIKHDERGDHLLIATPKGNKRVYYKGGGKVNSVGAITGMSLGSVVFCEINLLHMDFIQECFRRTWAAKLRYHLADLNPPAPQHPVIKDVFDVQNTRWTHWTMDDNPILTAERKQNIINSLKKIHIFTNATCLVSVSCLKELSMVYLTLIKMS; this is encoded by the coding sequence TTGACACCTCGTAGTGGAAAGACGACCGCAGGTCACTTTAGATATGCAAGATATCTAATTGAGTCGGAGGACGAAAACCACCTCGTGACAGCTTATAATCAAGAACAAGCTTATCGTTTGTTTATTGATGGAGACGGTACAGGTTTGATGCACATCTTTGACGGCAGCTGCGAGATCAAGCACGATGAGCGAGGAGATCACCTACTGATTGCGACACCAAAAGGCAATAAGCGTGTCTATTACAAGGGCGGAGGTAAAGTTAACTCAGTTGGTGCTATTACCGGTATGTCTTTAGGCTCAGTAGTCTTTTGTGAGATTAATCTACTGCATATGGACTTTATCCAGGAGTGTTTTAGGCGTACCTGGGCGGCTAAACTGCGTTATCACTTAGCAGACCTTAACCCTCCTGCGCCACAGCACCCAGTAATAAAAGATGTCTTTGATGTGCAAAATACACGATGGACTCATTGGACCATGGACGATAATCCAATATTAACTGCGGAGCGTAAGCAAAATATTATCAACAGTCTTAAAAAAATCCATATCTTTACAAACGCGACGTGCTTGGTCAGCGTGTCATGCCTCAAGGAGTTATCTATGGTTTATTTGACCTTGATAAAAATGTCTTAG
- a CDS encoding phage terminase: protein MPQGVIYGLFDLDKNVLDVLIGEPVEMYFCADGGQSDATSMSCNIVTRVRDNGKVNFHLNRVAHYYHSGADTGQVKAMSTYARELKAFMDWCVKKYQLRYSDVFIDPACKALREELHAIGVLTTGAPNNAHDVSSKAKGIEVGIERGQTLISDGDFYLVNHKEEKYDHYHFLKELGLYSRDDKGKPIDANNHAMDEFRYSVNVFVGRYKMK, encoded by the coding sequence ATGCCTCAAGGAGTTATCTATGGTTTATTTGACCTTGATAAAAATGTCTTAGATGTCCTGATTGGTGAACCTGTGGAGATGTATTTTTGCGCGGACGGAGGTCAATCAGACGCGACATCTATGTCTTGCAACATCGTAACGAGAGTTAGAGATAATGGAAAAGTTAACTTCCATCTTAATCGTGTTGCCCATTATTATCACAGTGGTGCAGATACTGGTCAGGTCAAAGCCATGTCAACATACGCCAGAGAACTTAAGGCTTTCATGGACTGGTGTGTTAAAAAATATCAGCTTCGATATTCGGATGTCTTCATCGACCCTGCGTGTAAGGCTTTGCGGGAGGAATTGCATGCTATTGGTGTTCTGACGACTGGAGCACCGAATAATGCTCATGATGTGAGTAGTAAGGCTAAAGGCATCGAAGTTGGGATAGAACGTGGCCAGACTTTGATTTCAGACGGTGATTTTTATCTAGTAAATCACAAAGAGGAAAAATATGATCATTATCATTTCCTGAAGGAATTGGGGCTTTATAGCCGCGATGATAAAGGTAAACCAATAGACGCAAACAACCACGCAATGGACGAATTCAGATACTCGGTCAATGTCTTTGTAGGACGATACAAAATGAAATAG
- a CDS encoding minor capsid protein: MFRNLWTKIKGVMQKMGLIKGLKDLSLHRKIELSDKHYDSIQIWKELYQGYHDKIHDYYEKSILDGRKKKKRLTLNMPKVVTSELATLIFNEKCEINIGSENESLTKLITETLEKNNFTQEFQRFLEYSFALGGMAIKAYLKKDGTIGLNFVQADSFIPISWDNAGISEAVFVDTQYRGKYKYTHLEWHTWESELYVVAHELFRTDKSNDDVGIRVPITEIYPDLKSRVVIEKLSRPLFVYLKPNSANNIDLSSPLGISIYHNSFDTLRAIDIAYDSFEREFRLGRKRILVPATAIRTVVDSEGNFHRYFDATDETYEAFHTGEDSKIQDIKDISVELRVDEHIAAINALLNLLSMQIGFSPGSFSFDGVSGVKTATEVISENSKTFRTKQSHETMVEATLKNLVAIIVDFGDLYGLIEGESKYNVTVTFDDSIAQDRTQDAQYYIGLVAAGLISKKKAMMKLFNLSEEDAELEIQTIHEESRTTNDMSIDLFGLDGDA, translated from the coding sequence ATGTTTAGAAACCTCTGGACTAAAATAAAAGGGGTGATGCAAAAAATGGGATTGATAAAAGGCTTAAAAGATTTGAGTCTACACCGCAAAATTGAACTATCTGATAAACACTATGATAGTATCCAAATTTGGAAAGAGTTGTATCAAGGCTATCACGATAAAATACACGATTACTATGAGAAATCTATCTTAGATGGTCGTAAAAAGAAGAAGCGTTTGACTTTGAATATGCCTAAAGTTGTGACCTCAGAGCTTGCTACATTGATTTTTAATGAAAAATGTGAAATTAACATTGGTTCTGAAAATGAGAGTTTGACAAAGCTCATCACTGAAACGTTAGAGAAAAATAATTTTACTCAGGAGTTTCAACGCTTCTTAGAATATAGTTTCGCCTTGGGAGGTATGGCAATCAAAGCATATCTCAAAAAGGACGGTACTATCGGTCTTAATTTTGTACAAGCTGATAGTTTTATTCCGATTTCGTGGGATAATGCCGGGATTAGCGAGGCAGTATTTGTTGACACGCAGTATCGTGGAAAATACAAGTACACGCATTTGGAGTGGCATACTTGGGAAAGTGAGTTGTATGTAGTTGCTCACGAGTTGTTTAGAACTGACAAGTCAAATGATGATGTTGGCATTCGCGTACCGATAACAGAGATTTATCCAGATTTAAAATCACGAGTAGTCATCGAAAAACTATCAAGACCGCTATTTGTTTACCTCAAACCTAATTCGGCAAACAACATTGATCTATCAAGTCCGCTAGGGATTTCAATCTATCACAATTCGTTTGATACCTTGCGAGCGATTGATATTGCCTACGATAGCTTTGAGCGTGAGTTTCGACTTGGCCGTAAGAGGATATTGGTTCCAGCGACTGCCATTCGTACTGTAGTGGATAGCGAGGGGAATTTCCACCGCTATTTTGACGCAACAGACGAAACATATGAGGCTTTCCACACAGGTGAAGACAGCAAAATTCAAGATATCAAAGATATTAGTGTTGAATTGCGAGTTGATGAACATATTGCAGCTATTAACGCACTGTTGAACTTACTTAGTATGCAGATTGGCTTTAGCCCAGGTTCTTTCAGTTTCGATGGAGTATCGGGTGTCAAGACAGCCACCGAGGTTATCTCTGAGAATTCTAAGACATTCCGCACGAAGCAATCTCATGAAACGATGGTAGAAGCAACATTGAAAAATCTTGTTGCGATTATCGTTGATTTTGGGGATCTTTATGGTTTGATCGAGGGTGAGAGTAAGTATAATGTAACTGTAACGTTTGACGACTCTATTGCGCAGGACAGAACCCAGGACGCTCAGTATTATATAGGGTTGGTCGCAGCTGGGTTAATCAGCAAGAAAAAAGCTATGATGAAGCTGTTTAATCTGTCAGAAGAAGATGCAGAGTTGGAAATCCAAACTATCCACGAGGAAAGCCGGACAACAAACGATATGTCAATTGATTTATTTGGTTTGGACGGTGATGCTTAG
- a CDS encoding phage minor capsid protein 2, translating into MDYDTHIQLSFDLIELYSDVERELLTSIGRRFAKHYDEMVAGDIMDWQIRQLLEVGELRKEHIEIMRKSARVSRERMIEMLTEAGYTSAGRYEDFFKEAYVKGLIKLNPSAADNSMRLLRVLNTYINQAEDTLNLVNTTMLQSGQDTFLDTVNQVVAYVSTGIKTPQVAMRDALKNAGQKGLTVFRAKNGAQWSTETYLNMITRTMNSNISNAMEDERRHEYGVDYIEVSSHAGARPRCAPYQGRIYYDGVGDDPLEKYPHFSETSYGEAAGLFGVNCGHHKYPYVPGMSKQTFFPYSKSENDKTYAESQVQRKLEREVKQLKRERAILTAAKDKEGAKLASQRLENKWQELRQFTAQTGRTRRYDREKSLNTILSEDKKKAIVKDNLKIRDEYRAIKKAIPEVAPKNLETYYDMRYNGGKIYEDLVRDYKDYIRWSKAEFPTKKSFEGHIDSHLKEFPGLTGKQYQKKAADLLSRPITDNILGYDTDSRRVRYDLENNIFALGRVKQGTITTMLKPKEGVDYFDNDWKREFDNLK; encoded by the coding sequence GTGGATTATGATACTCATATCCAGCTGTCTTTTGACTTAATAGAGCTTTATTCTGATGTCGAACGTGAATTGTTGACGTCAATAGGTCGCAGGTTTGCAAAACACTATGACGAAATGGTAGCTGGCGACATCATGGATTGGCAAATTAGGCAATTACTCGAAGTTGGAGAGCTGAGAAAAGAGCACATCGAAATCATGCGAAAAAGTGCACGCGTGAGTCGTGAGCGTATGATTGAGATGCTGACGGAGGCAGGTTATACCTCCGCAGGAAGGTATGAGGATTTTTTTAAAGAGGCATACGTTAAAGGTTTAATCAAGCTCAATCCATCTGCTGCAGACAACAGCATGAGGTTGTTGCGAGTGTTAAATACTTACATCAATCAAGCTGAGGACACACTTAATCTTGTCAATACGACCATGTTACAGTCTGGCCAAGATACTTTTTTAGATACAGTCAATCAAGTTGTTGCTTATGTTTCTACAGGTATCAAGACCCCACAAGTTGCTATGCGTGACGCTCTAAAAAATGCTGGTCAAAAGGGCCTTACAGTCTTTCGTGCTAAAAATGGCGCCCAGTGGTCAACGGAGACTTATCTCAATATGATCACTCGGACGATGAACTCTAACATTTCTAACGCTATGGAAGATGAGCGTAGGCATGAGTATGGTGTTGATTACATCGAGGTATCTAGCCATGCTGGCGCACGTCCAAGGTGTGCTCCTTATCAAGGTCGGATATATTACGATGGTGTCGGAGATGATCCGCTAGAGAAATACCCGCACTTCTCAGAGACTTCTTATGGCGAAGCTGCTGGATTGTTTGGCGTTAATTGCGGTCATCATAAATATCCTTACGTCCCAGGTATGAGTAAACAGACCTTTTTCCCTTACAGTAAAAGCGAAAACGATAAAACCTATGCAGAGTCGCAGGTACAACGTAAATTAGAACGGGAAGTTAAGCAGCTGAAACGGGAACGAGCAATTCTAACTGCTGCGAAGGACAAAGAGGGGGCTAAATTAGCTTCTCAACGCTTGGAGAACAAGTGGCAGGAATTGCGTCAGTTTACTGCTCAAACAGGCAGAACGAGACGATACGACCGCGAGAAATCGCTAAATACTATTTTGTCTGAGGACAAGAAAAAAGCCATTGTCAAAGATAATTTGAAAATCAGAGATGAGTATCGAGCGATTAAGAAAGCTATCCCTGAAGTAGCTCCTAAAAATCTTGAAACCTATTATGATATGCGTTATAATGGTGGCAAGATATACGAGGATTTAGTTAGGGATTACAAAGACTATATAAGATGGTCTAAAGCTGAATTTCCTACTAAAAAATCTTTTGAAGGGCATATTGATAGTCACTTAAAAGAGTTTCCAGGATTGACTGGTAAACAATATCAGAAAAAGGCTGCTGACTTATTATCTAGACCGATAACTGATAATATTTTAGGTTATGATACAGATTCTAGACGTGTTAGGTATGACTTAGAAAATAACATTTTTGCTTTAGGGCGCGTTAAACAAGGTACGATTACGACTATGCTGAAACCAAAGGAAGGGGTTGATTACTTTGACAATGACTGGAAAAGAGAGTTTGATAATCTTAAATGA
- a CDS encoding phage protein translates to MLHGLKHRLFKLAPDTGAGGGAEVTSETNAEAGRVEQTVSQQQADPVDTEAIKNQAINEVLSQLGVSSVEDAKANLASWNEYQEGQKTELQKIQDSLTVANNSLAERDTMIASLQAQLAAAQMGVPAENTSDVITLANSLVHDKTDINAAITTVLEKYPHFKGGDADVADKPNFVTQTQSQTETTEDAFFKALGLTIKED, encoded by the coding sequence ATGCTACATGGATTAAAACACCGTTTGTTTAAACTAGCCCCAGATACTGGAGCAGGCGGAGGCGCTGAAGTTACTAGCGAGACTAACGCTGAAGCTGGACGAGTTGAGCAAACAGTATCGCAACAACAAGCTGATCCGGTTGATACTGAGGCAATCAAAAATCAAGCAATTAATGAGGTTCTAAGTCAACTAGGTGTTTCTTCGGTAGAAGATGCCAAAGCAAATCTAGCTTCTTGGAATGAATATCAAGAAGGTCAGAAAACAGAGCTTCAAAAAATTCAAGATAGTTTGACTGTGGCTAATAACTCTTTGGCTGAGCGCGACACTATGATTGCTAGCTTACAAGCTCAGTTAGCTGCTGCTCAAATGGGAGTGCCTGCGGAAAACACCTCCGATGTTATCACTTTGGCCAATAGTTTGGTCCACGATAAAACAGACATCAATGCAGCGATTACTACCGTACTTGAGAAATATCCTCATTTCAAAGGAGGTGATGCCGATGTAGCTGATAAACCTAACTTTGTGACTCAAACTCAGAGTCAAACGGAAACGACGGAAGACGCTTTTTTTAAAGCGTTAGGACTAACAATTAAGGAGGACTAA
- a CDS encoding phage major capsid protein translates to MSINYITKHEGIFEKKLMQGALTSNLETPKVNWLGAKSFELPTISVTGYKAHTRSKGYNAGTVSNDKNTYTLGFDRDVEFFVDKADVDETNQELSMANISNTFITEHATPEVDAYRFSKIATNAIDNSHFKQEDDYSTTNVYERLKAAILPIRKYGAGNIIIYVSSEIMDFLERSKDFTRSIATTSPQGIDTRVTSLDGVQLIEVWDDARFKTKFDFTTGFVKDGSGKDINFLIVAKPAVIAKAKFNSIYLFAPGQHTEGDGYLYQNRLYHDLFVLKSKQDGVYVSHKSA, encoded by the coding sequence ATGTCAATCAATTATATTACTAAACATGAAGGAATATTCGAAAAGAAACTAATGCAAGGCGCTTTGACGTCTAACTTAGAGACACCAAAAGTCAACTGGTTAGGTGCAAAGTCTTTTGAGCTACCAACCATCTCGGTGACTGGCTATAAGGCGCACACACGCTCAAAAGGGTATAACGCAGGTACTGTATCTAACGATAAAAATACTTATACGCTCGGCTTTGATCGTGACGTAGAGTTTTTTGTGGATAAGGCAGACGTCGATGAGACTAACCAAGAGCTGTCTATGGCTAACATCTCAAACACTTTTATCACAGAGCATGCAACGCCAGAAGTTGACGCTTATCGCTTTTCGAAGATTGCCACAAATGCGATCGATAATAGCCATTTTAAGCAGGAAGATGACTACTCTACTACTAATGTTTATGAGCGCTTAAAAGCTGCTATTTTGCCTATTCGCAAGTACGGAGCTGGCAATATCATTATCTATGTCTCCAGTGAGATTATGGACTTTTTGGAGCGCTCAAAGGACTTTACACGCTCAATCGCGACAACATCACCGCAAGGGATTGATACTCGTGTGACATCTCTTGACGGAGTGCAGCTCATAGAGGTTTGGGACGATGCCCGCTTTAAGACTAAATTTGATTTTACGACAGGCTTTGTCAAAGATGGCAGCGGTAAAGACATTAACTTTTTGATTGTGGCCAAGCCTGCGGTTATTGCAAAAGCTAAATTTAACTCTATTTATCTTTTTGCACCAGGTCAGCACACCGAAGGGGACGGGTATCTATATCAAAATCGCTTGTATCACGACCTTTTTGTGCTTAAATCTAAACAAGATGGGGTTTATGTATCCCATAAATCAGCTTAG
- a CDS encoding phage protein, whose protein sequence is MKTYEKDNQVYKVQEGSELEIQLIADGFKEIIEANEKETDITKMKLDKLKAYAENEGIIIPEDIKKKEDVLAFIKEQQQRGE, encoded by the coding sequence ATGAAAACATACGAGAAGGACAATCAAGTCTATAAAGTACAAGAAGGCAGCGAGCTGGAAATTCAGCTGATTGCCGACGGCTTTAAAGAAATTATTGAAGCAAACGAAAAGGAAACTGATATCACTAAAATGAAGCTTGATAAGCTAAAGGCTTATGCTGAAAATGAAGGCATTATAATTCCTGAAGATATTAAGAAAAAAGAAGATGTTTTAGCTTTTATTAAGGAACAGCAGCAGAGAGGTGAGTAG
- a CDS encoding Minor capsid protein gives MVKEVKPIPKELLVDTVTYLAVGNKDSWGAETVVSTELSQVLVQPRSSIQRGQQNESNSYELLLFFDCVNSLPVDHQFKVDDKISYLGKEYRIASVEVLKAFDQSPHHYEVMLE, from the coding sequence ATGGTAAAAGAAGTCAAACCTATCCCTAAAGAGTTATTAGTTGACACAGTTACTTATCTAGCAGTTGGCAACAAAGACAGCTGGGGAGCAGAAACGGTAGTATCTACAGAATTGTCACAGGTGTTAGTACAACCTAGAAGCAGTATCCAACGTGGGCAACAAAACGAGAGTAATAGCTACGAGTTGTTACTCTTTTTTGATTGTGTAAACTCGTTACCAGTAGATCATCAGTTTAAGGTTGACGACAAAATTAGTTATCTAGGAAAAGAGTATCGTATCGCAAGTGTTGAGGTACTAAAAGCTTTTGACCAGTCGCCACATCACTATGAGGTGATGCTAGAATGA
- a CDS encoding minor capsid protein 2 → MIGFKVEVIFNASKLIAKSEASAKTARFALSGQIKKDSDKYIPAREWNLRDSGRVTERSVSWHTPYARRLYYNPQYNFSKDKNPNAQGKWFEVAKANHAEHWYELTKKAYGAEFRGD, encoded by the coding sequence ATGATAGGTTTTAAGGTTGAAGTCATCTTTAACGCTAGTAAATTGATTGCCAAGAGTGAAGCATCTGCAAAGACAGCTCGCTTTGCTTTAAGTGGTCAAATCAAAAAGGATAGTGACAAGTATATTCCTGCTCGTGAGTGGAATCTGCGAGATAGCGGAAGAGTAACTGAACGCTCAGTATCTTGGCATACACCGTACGCTAGACGACTCTACTACAATCCTCAGTATAACTTTAGCAAGGATAAGAATCCGAATGCACAAGGCAAGTGGTTTGAGGTTGCTAAAGCAAATCATGCAGAGCATTGGTATGAGCTAACAAAGAAAGCCTATGGTGCTGAGTTTAGAGGAGATTAA
- a CDS encoding Minor capsid protein from bacteriophage: protein MTFIDFLLRKVQEVSGAEPVLGIMGNSDKVAIIPMAGNFDNRALDESKIRIFTFQVLAKSKKQQEAFLTTENLVNGLDGLSNEPFTGGYLIKLECTTTTNFVEKDSDKNYLYTALFRAELGG, encoded by the coding sequence ATGACATTTATTGATTTTTTGCTCAGAAAAGTTCAAGAAGTGAGCGGAGCGGAACCGGTCCTTGGCATTATGGGGAATAGTGATAAGGTTGCTATTATCCCTATGGCTGGAAATTTTGACAATCGAGCTCTTGACGAAAGTAAGATTAGGATTTTTACTTTCCAAGTTTTGGCCAAGAGTAAAAAACAGCAGGAAGCTTTTTTGACAACAGAAAACTTGGTCAATGGTCTAGACGGTCTATCAAATGAGCCGTTTACTGGAGGATATCTCATTAAGCTGGAGTGTACGACGACCACTAACTTTGTTGAAAAAGATAGTGACAAAAATTATTTATATACAGCTCTTTTCAGAGCAGAATTAGGAGGATAA
- a CDS encoding phage Gp15 protein gives MKLTETYEVLADAFEFGGHIVTVDLAFDVVLRVMELLADEEVNDYAKIVWTLDMLLPYFDRTELSFDEEFEIFEYILKTFIYEQEDGEDDSLGGMSQTKTMHFEKDAELIFASFFQSYHLDLFEQQGKLHWRKFMSLLMNLHKDTPFKEVVSYRVMKVPNKDEASEEYIKHVKKMKRIYSLEDESEHQALNDDKLSALAARFGGE, from the coding sequence ATGAAGTTGACAGAAACATATGAAGTTCTTGCTGATGCTTTTGAATTTGGCGGTCATATCGTAACTGTTGACTTGGCTTTTGATGTCGTGTTGCGAGTCATGGAGCTTCTTGCTGACGAAGAAGTCAATGACTACGCTAAAATTGTCTGGACTTTGGATATGCTCTTGCCATATTTTGATCGTACGGAGTTAAGTTTTGATGAAGAATTTGAAATTTTCGAATATATCCTAAAGACGTTTATCTATGAACAAGAAGACGGAGAAGATGACAGTTTAGGAGGAATGTCACAAACGAAAACAATGCATTTTGAAAAGGATGCAGAGTTAATCTTTGCGTCCTTTTTTCAAAGTTATCATCTTGACCTATTTGAACAACAGGGAAAATTGCACTGGCGAAAATTTATGTCACTGCTCATGAATCTGCATAAAGACACTCCTTTTAAGGAAGTTGTCAGCTATCGTGTCATGAAAGTGCCTAATAAAGATGAAGCATCGGAAGAGTATATCAAACACGTCAAGAAGATGAAGCGTATCTATTCGCTAGAAGACGAATCTGAGCATCAAGCGCTAAATGATGACAAGCTTTCAGCGTTAGCAGCAAGGTTTGGAGGTGAGTAG